The genomic window GGGAGGTTCTGCAGGGACTTCTTGAGGGCCACCAGGTCCCGCGGCGTCGAAGTCCCCGTGCTGTTGCGGCCGTTGAGGCGTTCCACGTCGCTTATCCGGCTGAGCAGGCCCAGGGTTTCGCCGCGCATGGGCGCGTTCGCCGCCAGTTCGGCGATCGCCTCCCGGCGGTTGTTGATGCGCGCGAGATCGAGCAGGGGATACCGCAGCCACTGCTGAAGCTTGCGCCCGCCCATGGCGGTTTTGGTTTCGTCCAGGATGTCAATGAGCGAGCCCTTGCGGCCCTGGAAGCTCTGGGAGTGGAATATCTCGAGGTTGCGGACGCCGGCTTCGTCCACGATCATGAAGTCGCCGCGGCTGTATGGGAGAAGCCGCGTGATGTGATCGCACGACCCGAGGAGATTCGCCTGCATGTAAGCAAGGATGGCCCCCGCCGCCCGGATTCCGAGGTCCATCCCCGAAATGCCGAATCCCTCGAGGGAATGGACCCGAAAGTGGCCGACCAGGGCTTCCTCGGCGCGCTTGCCGTCGAATCTGTCCGCACCCAGGGGGGTGAGGGCGATTCCGTAAAGCTTCGGGAGCTCCTCGGCCCATGGATGTTCGTCGTCATCGGAGAGGAGCAGTTCGCGGGGCGAGACCCGGATCAGCTCCTCCAGGAGGGCTTCGCGGGATTCAATCTCGACCATCTTGAATTCGGCCGTGGAGACGTCCAGGAAGGCGAGCCCGAAACGTTCGCCCGCCGTGGAATTCGAGACCGCGGCAAGGTAATTGGGCTGCTTGGCGGCGAGGTTCTGCGCGTCCAGGACCAGCCCGGGAGTGATCACCCGCGTGACTTCCCTGCGCACCAGCCCCTTCGCCTTCCTGGGATCCTCCACCTGGTCGCAGATGGCCACCTTTTTCCCGGCCGAGACGAGCCTGGCGATGTACCCCTCGGCGGCGTGATAGGGAACGCCGCACATGGGAATCCTGACTTCCGACTGCCGGTCGCGGGAGGTGAGCGCGATCTCGAGGAGCCCAGATGCCGTCACCGCATCGTCCATGAACATCTCGTAGAAATCCCCCATCCGGTACAGCAGCAGCGCGTCCGGATACTTCTCCTTGATTTCGAGATATTGCTGCATCATGGGGGTGATTTTGTTCATCTTTACTCCAGCCGGGACGTTGAAAGGAAATGCTGCTCCCTCCGAATCCAGGGAATTTTCATCTATCGCACCGGCAAGATCAAGGAGTAATACTTCCGCCTTGAAAAATCGAAACCGTCGGGGAATGATTGGGGTGGAACGAGACCGGAGGGCGGTTCCCGGAAACGTGAACGAACGAACGGGCCGGCGTGCCTGAGGAGGCGCGGCCTTTTGTGTTGAAAGAAAAAGATGCCGAAGAAAAGCTCGCCAAACGGAAACGAGCCGTTGATACGCCTGAGAGGCGTGCGGCAGCACAACCTGAAGAATATCGACCTCGATCTGCCTCTGAACAAGCTCATCGCGGTGAGCGGTCTGAGCGGCTCGGGGAAATCGAGCCTCGCCCTGCACACGCTATACGCCGAAGGGCAGAGGCGCTACGTGGAGACCTTTTCGCCTTACGCGCGGCAGTTCCTCGAGCGAATGGATCCACCCGAGGCCGATCTGATCGAGGGGATTCCCCCCGGCATCGCCATCGAATCGGGAACGGCCGTGCGCAGTTCACGCTCCACCGTGGGCACCATCACCGAAATCAACGACCATTTGAAGCTCCTCTATGCCCGGCTGGCGGTTCTGCATTGCCCGGAGTGCGACCGCCCGGTCGCGAGGGATACGCCTGAGAGCGTCTACCGGAGCTTGCAGGAACTGCCGGACCGGAGCCGCGTTCTGATCGCATTCCCGTTCCTGCCGGACAATTCGGGGGACTGGGTCCGTAGCCTGGTGGCTTCCGGTTTTCTGCGGCTCTACGTCGGAGGCCGCACAGTGGAGCTCGAGGAGATCGGCGACGCGGCGTCGGAATACGGCAGGGGGGAGGTCCTCGTGGTCGTGGACCGGCTTTCCTGGGGGAGCGCGGCCCGGGAACGCGTCGCGGATTCCCTCGCCACCGCCTTCCATGCCGGGAACGGCCACGCCGCGGTCGTCGTTCTGCCCGACACGGTGAAACGTTTCAGCTCGGACCTCAGCTGCGCCGACTGCAATCCGGGCCTTTCTTTTTCCCCGCCCACACCCAACCTTTTTTCCTTCAACAGCCCGCTCGGCGCGTGCCCGGAGTGCCGGGGTTTCGGCCGGACCATCGGCGTGGATCTGGACCTGGTCATTCCGGACCGGAGGCTGACGTTGCGCCGGGGGGCGATCAAACCCTTCGGCACGGATCGGATGGAAACCGAAGATTTGATGCGATTCTGCGCCGGGGAGGGAATCCCCGTGGACGTCCCGTTCGAGGATCTCGACGAGAAGGACCGGGAAAAAATCATCAACGGCACGAAGGATTATTACGGCATCAAGGGCTACTTCGAATGGCTCGAGGGCAAGACCTACAAGATGCATGTGCGCGTTTTCCTGTCGCGGTACCGGGCATACACCCGATGCAGGAGCTGCGCGGGCACGCGGTACAGGCCGGAGACCCTGCTGTATCGGCTGCATGGCGAGACCATCGGCGCGTTGAGCGCCTGGAGCATCGAGAAGTGTGCCGAGTTCTTCAGCGGCGGCTGGCCGGAGCTCGCCCGGGATCCCGCGGCCGAGCTGCTGGTCAAGGAAGTCAGGAGCCGGCTCGAATTCCTGCGCGCCGTCGGACTCGAATACTTGTCCCTGGACCGGCAGTCGCGCACGCTTTCCGGTGGCGAGGTGCAGCGGGTGCACCTCACGCGGGCGCTCGGGTCGGCCATGGTCAACGTGCTCTACGTGCTCGACGAGCCGAGCGTGGGGCTGCACGCCAGGGACCAGAAACGGCTCATGGGGCAGCTTCGCCGCCTCGTCGACATCGGCAACACCGTGGTCGTCGTCGAGCACGATCCGGACATGATCCGGTTTTGCGACCTCGTGGTCGACATGGGCCCGGAAGGAGGGGAGAAGGGCGGCGAGATCGTCTACCGGGGCACTCCCGAGGGGATGAAGCGTGAAAAGCGGAGCCTCACGGGGGGGTACCTGTCCGGGAGGCTCGAGGTCGGCTGCGAGCTTCGCAGGCGCAGGCGACCCGAAAACGGCCGCAGCCTGGTACTGCGGGGCGCGCGGGAAAACAATCTCAAAAACGTCACGGTGGAATTTCCCCTGGGAATACTCGTCGGAGTGAGCGGGGTTTCCGGCTCGGGCAAGAGTACCTTGGTCGAGAAATCTCTCTACTACAACTGGCTGCGCAAGATGGGCCGCGCGACGGAAGCCCCGGGAGCGTTGGACGCCATGGAGGGGGCGGAATGGATCGAGGAGGTCGTCCTGGTTGACCAGCAGGCCATCGGGCGGACGCCCAGGGCGAACCTGCTCACCTACAGCCGGGCCATCGATCCCATTCGAAAACTCCTGGCCCAGACCCCCGAAGCCGTCGCGCGCGGTTACCCGGCGAGTCATTTCTCGTTCAACGTGCCGGGGGGGCGATGCGAGCTCTGCAAGGGCGAAGGATTCGAACGCGTGGAGATGCAGTTCCTTGCGGATGTGCTGATCCGGTGCCCCCAGTGTAACGGTCTGCGCTTCAAGGACGAAATCCTGGAAGTCAGGGCGCGCGGCCTGTCCATCGGGGATATGCTGGAAGCCACCGCTCGGGAGCTGATGGACCGCTTTGCGGACCACGAACCGCTCGTGAAGGCGCTTCAGCCCATCCAGGACATCGGCCTCGGCTACCTGCGGCTGGGACAGCCGCTCAGCACCCTCTCGGGAGGTGAGGCGCAGCGGCTGAAGCTGGTCCACTTCCTGGCGGCCGGTCGCCCGTCGTCAAACGGGCGGCACAGGTTGTTCATCCTCGATGAGCCCACCACGGGGCTCCATCCCCACGACCTTCAAAAACTAGTGGTCGTACTCCGGAGGCTGGTCGACCTGGGGCATTCGGTGCTGGTGGTGGAGCACAACCTGGACTTCCTCAAATCCTGCGACTGGCTGATCGATCTCGGCCCGGGAGGCGGCGAGCACGGCGGCGAAGTGGTGGCGACGGGGCCGCCGGAAGCGGTGGCCGCCCATCCCGAAAGCTGCACCGGCCGATTCCTGCGGGAGAAGCTCGAAGGCGCCCTGGGAGCGCGGGCCGAGGCCGCGCCCTTCGATCCGGGCGAAGACGGGGCTGCCGGCTCGCCTTCCCGCGAGATCGTGATTCGTGGGGCGCGCGAGCACAACCTGCAGGTGGACGAGATCCGGCTGCCGCGAAACGAGATGATCGTGCTGACGGGGTTGAGCGGCTCCGGAAAGTCGTCGCTCGCCTTCGACGTACTGTTCGCCGAAGGGCAGCGCCGATACCTGGAGTGCCTGTCGGCCTACGTCCGGCAGTATTTCAAGATCATGGAAAAGCCCGACGTCGAACAGATCCTGGGGCTGCCGCCCACCATCGCCATCGAGCAGCGCACCAGCCGCCTGAACCGGCGGTCCACCGTGGCGACGATCACCGAGATATACCATTTTCTGCGCCTGCTTTATTCGAAGCTCGGGCGCCAGCACTGCCCGGACTGCGGCCGCGAGCTGGCCTCACTCACCTACGATCAGATCTTGTCCATGGTCGAGGCCGAAGCCCGGAAGGGCAACAACCTCCTGCTGGCACCGCTGGTCCGAGGACGCAAGGGCATCTACCGGGACCTGTTCATGCGGCTGCGGAAAATGGGCTTCGAAAAGGTGCGGGTGGACGGGCAATGGATGCCGCTCGATCCGGTGCCTGAAATCGCCCGGCACCGGGAACACGACATCGAGGTGCTCGTTTCGGCGGCGGGAACGAAAAAAGGTCCCCGTGCGACACTGGCCGAAAGGGTGCGCCAGGCGCTGTCGCTGGGGGCCGGGACCCTTCACCTTGAAGGAAACGAATCCAGAGTTTACAGCCAACGCCTTTATTGTCCCGCTTGCGAGAAGGGCCTTGCGCCCCTCGACCCTCGGCTCTTCTCGTTCAACAGCAGGCACGGAGCGTGTCCTTCCTGCACGGGGCTGGGAACCGTGAGGCAATTCAGCGTGGAGCGGCTCCTGGGGCCGCCTGACATGCCCCTCAAGGACGGGCTCCTGGGGTTTCTGAGGAGCCAGGTCTGGCCAAAAGGGCTGAAAACTGAAGGCAGGAAGCTGGAACGCTTCTGGATCGACCGGCTGGGAATCGACCCGGGCAGGCCGTGGCGGGAGTTGCCCGAAGATGCAAGGGAAGCGATGCTGCACGGGCGTGGCAGAGGCGCCCCCGGCCTGCTCGCGGTGCTCGAGCGGGTGAAGGAGGAAGATTCCGCGTGGAGCAGCCTCGAGCCGTTCCACGACGATGTGGTCTGCCCGGAGTGCGGCGGGCGGCGCCTCAACCGGCAGGCCCGCTCCGTCGCGGTCCAGGGGCTGGGCATCGGAGACCTGACGTCTCTTGCGATTTCCGATTTCCTCCGGAAATGGAAGCGTTTCCGGTTCGATCCCAAGGACCGGCCCATCGTTGCACCAATCTCCAGGGAGGTCGCCGAACGTGTGTCCTTTTTGCAGAAGGTGGGCCTCGACTACCTCGCTCTCGACCGCGCGGGCGACACCCTCTCCGGCGGCGAAACGCAACGCATACGCCTTGCCGCGCAGCTTGGGTCGAACCTGCGAGGCGTCTGCTATGTGCTCGACGAGCCCACCATCGGACTCCACCCGGTGGACAACGGCAGGCTGCTGGAAAGTCTCGCGCGATTGAAGGAAAAAGGGAACACGATACTCGTGGTCGAACACGACGCCGATACCATGCGGCAGGCCGATACCCTTGTGGAGCTGGGACCGGAAGCGGGAAGAGGCGGGGGGCGGCTCACCGCGCAGGGAAGCTTCGAGGCCCTGTGCGGGGATGCGCGCACTCTCACCGGGGCGTGGTTCTCTCGGTCCCTGGACGACCTCTACCTGGCGTCGGACCGGAAAACGCCCGGGGAGTCCGGGTGGTTGGAAATCAAGGGCGCCTCTGCGCGGAACCTGAAGAAAATCGACGTTCGCGTTCCGCTCGGCGCGCTCACCGTTGTCACCGGGGTCTCCGGGGCCGGGAAGAGCACGCTCGTGCACGAAGTGGTCTACCGCGGGCTGCGCGAGAGGCTCGGGGGCAGGTACAAGGTGCGGGCTCCGGCGGAGCTCGAAAGCATGTCCGGGCACGATGCCGTGCAACGCGTGCTGGAAGTCGACCACAACCCCATCGGTCGCACCCCTCGCTCCACCCCCGCAACGTACGTGGGAATCTGGGACGAAATCCGCAAGATCTTCGCCATGCTTCCGGAATCCCGGGCCCGGGGCTTCAACCCGGGGCGGTTTTCGTATAACGTCAAGGGCGGTCGGTGCGAGTCGTGCAAAGGGCAGGGGGAGATCAGGGTGGAAATGAGCTTTCTGCCGGATGTCTCGGTGCCGTGCGAGACGTGCGGCGGCTCGCGTTTCAACACGGAAACCTTGGCTGCCCGTTACAAGGGAAAAAGCATCGCCGACGTGTTGAAAATGACCATCGACGAAGCCGCGGAGCTGTTCGATGCCTACCCCAGGGTCGCCAAGCCGCTCCGGGTGTTGACCGATTTGGGGCTGGGGTACCTCGCCATCGGCCAGTCGAGCCCGACCCTGTCGGGTGGCGAGGCCCAGAGGATCAAGCTGGCGAGCGAACTGGGAAACAACCGGACCCACACCCTCTACGTTCTGGACGAGCCCACCACGGGCCTGCACCGCGCGGACGTGAAAAAGCTGGTCGATGTGCTTCGTGCCCTCAGCGCTCACGGTCACACCGTGCTCGTCATCGAGCACAACATGGACTTCGTCTGGGCCGCCGACTATGTCATCGATATCGGTCCCGGCAGTGGAGCGAAAGGAGGACGAGTCGTGGCGAAGGGCGCCCCTGCCGAGCTCCTCGCTCAGGGGGAACGCTCCGCCACGGCGCGGGCACTTGTCGACCACTACGGGATCGAAGGCAAGGGGTGTGCGCAGCAGGAAGTACGACGGGGGAGCAGGGGAACCGGATGATCGGCGTGGGCAAAGGGATACGGATAACGATCCGTGAGGATTCATTTCACTAAGGATGTGCAAGAGGAGAAATATGTTGATTCAGAAGGGAAAAATGGCTGAAAACAGGCTCTTTAGAGGCAAGGTCGTCCTGGTATACATGATGAACGCCGCTCCGGAGTTCAGCGGAGGAATCGCCATCTGCGATCCCGTGCTTGAAGACAACAACGGGCGCTGTTTTGTGGTCGGCACCGTGCCGAACATGTTTGACGACTGGTCCTCGGGACAGACCGTGGGCGTCGCGCTCGACCAGATCGCGCACTACCTGGAATTTTCGAGCGAGCAGGAGTTTCTTGACAAATCCTCCTTCTGGAACCAGGGAAATGCCGCCAACTGACGGGGTCAAACCTACACTTTTCACATATCTCCATGACCCGTGAGCCTGCTACGAACGATGACAATGCGCGGGGTCCTGGTGTTGGTTCATGTAAGCCCCGTCCGGCCTGTTCGCATCGTTCGGTGCTCGATGTCTGATGGTGCGCATGCGAAAAGTGAAAAGTGTAGGTTTGACCCCGGGAAACGGAATGCTCAATCGCATGCGGCGTCTCCTGCTGTAGACATGATTTTCTGTATAATATCAATATAAAAAACTTATGCTTAAATTCACAAATGTTTCTTCGATGCTTGACACCCGGATCTTTATCGGATAGGGTGGCTCTATAGACGCCAAGTCGGAGGGGTTTGGTAATTCGGGGCCTTCGCCGAATCGATCGGATATCTGTCCGGGTTGATTCAAGGGTGCTTTGGGGGCAAGGCGCCGGCGGGAGTGAAACAGCAAGCTAGAAAGGATCCAGAAATGCCGGAAGGCCGAGTTAAGTGGTTCAATGACAAAAAGGGGTATGGTTTCATCGAGACCAAGGATCAAGGGGATGTATTTGTACACCACAGCGCAATATTAGCGGAAGGTTTCCGCTCCCTGAGCGAAGGGGAGAAAGTCTCCTTCGAAGTGGAACGAGGACCCAAAGGGCCGCAGGCGGTCAGAGTGAAAAAGATTCCATGAGCAACGATCCTTTCAAATCGCTTACAAAGCCAGGGTCTGCCCTGGCTTTCTTGCTTGGGTGACCCGCCGCGCAAGTCTGTTTGATCCCCGACTTCGAAGCGGTCGAAACCGACCGCGAAGCTCCCGCCGAGCTCGGCACGACCGCCGATCTTCCCGAACGGTCCATGCTTTCCGCCGGTGCGCATCGAAAAGACAGAGGCGTTTTGGCCGCCGATATTTTCCCGGTTTTCCGGATGGCGTGTGCTATTGTCTTGATTAAATTGCTTTTTCAGCTTAATATAACCAATTGTAGCAATCTGTTTCAAACATTTGCACAAAGGTGTTTCGATTTCCTCTGATTGTCGCGTTTTGGCCCGTAAAGTCAGGCGGCAACGATTCGGGGGCGGGGGCAACTGCGAGTCGGCGGGAGAACGCGGTTCAGGAGACGTAGGATGTCCTCCATCGAGAATCTGCTGGACAACACGCACCGGAGCATGATCAGAGCCCTGCTCACGTGCCTTGGCGACGCCACCAAGGTGACCATCTATAATATCGGCCCGATGCCGACCCTTCAGGCCGTTCGGAGGACTTCGGGGGAGCGCCTGGAGGGGAGCGATGAAATCGTGTGGGGCGTCCCTACCGCTTCAGACTACGCCTATCCGGGCAAAAGCTGGGAGGAATACAAGGACCGTCCCGACCACGTGCTCGAGGCGATGGGCTGGTGCGTGGAGAAACAGGAGAGCTGGACCGCGGAAAACCCCTTCGACGACGTGCGCAGCGTTCGCAAACAGCTGCGCGGCGAGCCGGAAGACTTCTACCACATGGAACCCGTGCTGGTCAAAAAGACGGACCTTTACGGCGCCGATACGGCGTGCCTTGAATATCCGCTGGATTTTCAGGGCAAACGCATCTGGCAGGACACCGAGTTCGTGGTTGCAGCGGTGATCAAGATTCATTTCAGGCCATTCACGATCCGGCGCGACGACCGTTCGACGAAGATCATCCGAGAGCTCTCCCGGAGCCTGGGAACGGAGCTGCTGTCCCTGTACCTCCACGAAGACCTGCTCACCGCTCAGAAGGATTTCGCCCGTCAACGGCTGGAAAGCTGCCAGGAACTGGCTCACGAGCTGCGCAACACCATGATCAAGTTCGGCTTCGTCTTCAGCGTCGTCAATGCACAGATCGGCATGATCCGGCAGGCGTGGGAAGAGGAGTTGCGCAAGGCGTTCCCTGACCTGGAATGGAAGCAGGCGCTGCTTGATCGTCTCAGCCGACTGATTCGCTCCAAGCTGCCCCTTCGGGATGCCGGAGGCGCGCTGACGCGGCAATGCGAAGCATTGCTGGCGGCCCAGGAGGAACTAGCCCTTCAAAGCCTGTTGCCCGCTCAGGAACAATCATGGCTGATGAACCGGATTTGGCCCAAATGGCGTAAACTCATGGAGGGTTCATCGGTTTGGGAGCGGGAACAAATGGAGATATCGGGGCTGCTCGAAAAATTGAAGCGCTCGCTGGCGCTGGGGCAGGACCCCGACCTGGCGGGGAGAATCGGTCACATCCCCCGGAGTCTTGTGGAGGAATGGGTTCGGCTCTCTTACGTCGACTTCACCGCGGATCGACTCCGCGTCCTGGACGATCTCCTGAGGTTCCTGGAGAATCCCGCACTGCCGGTGGCCCGGAGACTGCAGATCAGAAAGAGCCTCCAGTCCCTGAAAGTCCTGGTGGAGATCATTCCGGAGATGGAGGAGAAGGCGAACCGGATGATTCAGTCTCTACGGTACGGAAACAATGTCGAGAAAGGAATCGCGGGGGGGCGTTGCGAGATTCCCGCGTTCGATTCGTGTTCCGCTCTTCCTGAGGGTTCGGTCTTATCGGATTGAAGCACTTGGCGTGTTCCCCTCTGCGGGGTGTGGTCCGCGTGCGTGCATCGGGGGCGCACCGGGTGCCGCCCGAGTCTGCGGGGGCGGCGGGTTCGCGGATGTCTCTGGGTGGCGGATTTCGGTGCTTCCGCTCAATACCGGAATCGGTGAATATGGAAGGAGCGATGCGGCATGAAGGACTTGAACCATCGCAACGCGTCCGGGCAGACGGCGGATCGTGCCGGCGATGAAGCCCGGATGCGGGAAGTCCTGCAGGCGTTCGAACTGGAATACAGGCGTCCCTTCGATACTTCCCGCGACATGATGTTCAGTACCGGGCGGTCCGGGCAACTGTTGGACGTGAACCAGGCGGGCGTGCTGCTCTTCGGCTACGGAGGCAGGGAGGAGATGCTCGCTCTGCCTTCCGTTGCGCGCCTTTTTTCGGATCCGGAAGAAGGTGTCCTCATACAAAGGCAGATCGAAACGGACGGCTTCGTCAAGGCCCGGGAAGTCAACATGCGGCGCAAGGACGGCAGCCTGTTCCTGGGCAGCGTCACGGCATGCCTGCAGTTTGCCCAGGACGGGTCCATCATCTGTGAGGGGATTCTTCAGGATATCACCGAGAGGCGCAGGTGGGTCCGGGCCTTGGCCGAATCCTGCCGCCAGAACCAGGAGTTGATCGATTCCGAGGATCGGATCCGCAAGCTCAACGAGCACATTCTTCACATGCTGATGGTCGTTTCTCACGACATCCGCGGCCCCCTGGTTTCGATGGCCGCGACGCTCAAGCTCCTGGAGCGAGGTTCTTACGGGGGAATGGACCAGAGCGTGGCCAACACCATTCACGATCTCCTGACGAGGGTGGCGCAGTTGATCGGGATCGCCGAGGACTGCCTGGGAAAGGCTCACTCCGTGGACAACACGCTCAAGATCGAACGGGAGATGCTGGATCTCCGGCAGGCCATCATCGACCCGGTTCTCGACGAATTGTCCAACGAAATCCAGACGCAGGAAATCCTTATCGACAACCGCCTCGGCGCGATTCCCGCCGGATCCATTCTGGTGAACGTCAACAAGATGTGGCTCAAGACCGTTTTCCGCAATCTTTTCAAGAACGCCATAAAATACGGCGGGAGAGGGTGCCGGATCGCTTTCGGATTCGAAGACCACGGCGAGTTCTACAGGTTGAACGTTTACAACAGCGGAACTCCGATCCCCGAAGAACACCGTGGAAAACTGTTCACCAAATTCGGGAGGATCGAAAGCGCAAGACCTGCCGACGGGGTCGGTTTGGGGTTGTACCTGATCAAGGAGATCATTCGCAAGCATGGCGGCGACATCTGGTATGAAGCCAGGCCCGACGGTTCCGATTTCGTGCTCACCATCGCCAAGGAACCGCTCTGATCCGCGCCCGTGCATCGAAGGGGAGAGACGAAAAAAATGGAAACCACGAGCCGGAATGCGCCCATATTGCCGAGTGTGATCCGCAAGGCCGCGGAAGCCCTCAAGGGCAGGGTTCTGCGCACCCCGCTCGTCTATTCGTCCACCTTCAGTCGCTTGTGCGGAGCGAAGGTCTACCTCAAGCTCGAGAATCTGCAGGAAACGGGGTCCTTCAAGCTCCGGGGCGCCACCTGGAAGATAATGTCCAACCTGCACAGGATCGGCCCCGACGGGGTTGTGGCCGCGTCGGCCGGGAATCACGCCCAGGGAGTCGCGCTGGCCGCTTCCCGGGCAAAGCTGCCGTCGACGGTGATCATGCCGGAGTGGGCGTCCATTTCCAAGCAGGAGGCGACCCGCAATTACGGCGCTGAGGTGATCATCGAGGGACAGAGCCTGAGCGACGCCATTCGAAAAGCGGGACAATTGGTGGAACGGGGGAAAACCCTGATCCATCCTTTCGATGACCCCGACGTCATGGCGGGGCAGGGGACCATCGGGCTGGAGATTCTCGAAGAATTGCCGGAACCGGACCTGGTCGTCGTCCCGGTGGGCGGAGGCGGGTTGATCGGCGGCATCGCAGTCGCCTGCCGGTCCGTTCGACCGGAGACCCGGATCGTCGGGGTACAGGCGCAGGCGTGCCCATCCGCCTGCCGGTCCTTGGAGTCGGGGCGCGTTGTTTCCGTGGAAGCGCAGAAATCGCTGGCCGACGGCATCACGGTCAAGCAGGTGGGCGCGCTGCCTTTTGCCGTCATGAAGGAAATGGTGGACGAAATCGTGCTCGTGGAAGAAGACGCGATCGCCGCCGCCGTCCTGATGCTCCTCGAACGCAAGAAACTGCTGGCGGAAGGCGCGGGAGCCGTTCCGCTGGCGGCGCTGATGTCGTGCTCCTTCGAGGTTCCGAAGGGAGGCACGGTGGTGCTGGTCATCAGCGGCGGCAACATGGACAGTCCTCTGCTCGGGAGGGTGCTCCGCAAGGGATTGTTCCGAAACGGCAGAATCATGCGCGTTTCGGTTTGCCTCGACGACATCCCCGGTTCGCTCGCGGGTCTGCTGGGGGTTATCGCCAGGGCGAGAGCCAACGTCCTGCACATTTATCACAATCGGGGAGCCAGGGATCTTCCGGTCTCGATGAGCATGGTCGAGCTCGAATTGGAAACGCGAGGCCCGGAACACAGCGAGGAAATCGGCGTACAGCTAAGAGCGGGGGGATACCGAATCGAGTGGCAGCCCTTCGTCGAGAGCTGCCGCTGAGCCCGAGCCGGGGAGCGGCAAGGGCCCCTTCCTGCCCGGCGGCCGACGAGCTTCCCGGCGATGCACGGGCGCTCACCGGCCGCACGAGCCCGTACCCGAACAGGGTTGATCCTGGAGGTCTCAAGATGTTCAAGCGTATCCTCGTTCCGACGGACTTAACGGAAAGAACCCTCAAGGCGCTGAATATCGCGCTCAAGATCGCCGTGCACGACGGAGCTTCGATCACCCTCCTGCACGTCATAGAGACGATCGAAGACACCGAGGAGGATTTCAGCGGTTTTTACAGCAAGCTGGGAAAAGCGGCGGAAAAGAAGATGAA from Syntrophobacter fumaroxidans MPOB includes these protein-coding regions:
- the uvrA gene encoding excinuclease ABC subunit UvrA, with product MPKKSSPNGNEPLIRLRGVRQHNLKNIDLDLPLNKLIAVSGLSGSGKSSLALHTLYAEGQRRYVETFSPYARQFLERMDPPEADLIEGIPPGIAIESGTAVRSSRSTVGTITEINDHLKLLYARLAVLHCPECDRPVARDTPESVYRSLQELPDRSRVLIAFPFLPDNSGDWVRSLVASGFLRLYVGGRTVELEEIGDAASEYGRGEVLVVVDRLSWGSAARERVADSLATAFHAGNGHAAVVVLPDTVKRFSSDLSCADCNPGLSFSPPTPNLFSFNSPLGACPECRGFGRTIGVDLDLVIPDRRLTLRRGAIKPFGTDRMETEDLMRFCAGEGIPVDVPFEDLDEKDREKIINGTKDYYGIKGYFEWLEGKTYKMHVRVFLSRYRAYTRCRSCAGTRYRPETLLYRLHGETIGALSAWSIEKCAEFFSGGWPELARDPAAELLVKEVRSRLEFLRAVGLEYLSLDRQSRTLSGGEVQRVHLTRALGSAMVNVLYVLDEPSVGLHARDQKRLMGQLRRLVDIGNTVVVVEHDPDMIRFCDLVVDMGPEGGEKGGEIVYRGTPEGMKREKRSLTGGYLSGRLEVGCELRRRRRPENGRSLVLRGARENNLKNVTVEFPLGILVGVSGVSGSGKSTLVEKSLYYNWLRKMGRATEAPGALDAMEGAEWIEEVVLVDQQAIGRTPRANLLTYSRAIDPIRKLLAQTPEAVARGYPASHFSFNVPGGRCELCKGEGFERVEMQFLADVLIRCPQCNGLRFKDEILEVRARGLSIGDMLEATARELMDRFADHEPLVKALQPIQDIGLGYLRLGQPLSTLSGGEAQRLKLVHFLAAGRPSSNGRHRLFILDEPTTGLHPHDLQKLVVVLRRLVDLGHSVLVVEHNLDFLKSCDWLIDLGPGGGEHGGEVVATGPPEAVAAHPESCTGRFLREKLEGALGARAEAAPFDPGEDGAAGSPSREIVIRGAREHNLQVDEIRLPRNEMIVLTGLSGSGKSSLAFDVLFAEGQRRYLECLSAYVRQYFKIMEKPDVEQILGLPPTIAIEQRTSRLNRRSTVATITEIYHFLRLLYSKLGRQHCPDCGRELASLTYDQILSMVEAEARKGNNLLLAPLVRGRKGIYRDLFMRLRKMGFEKVRVDGQWMPLDPVPEIARHREHDIEVLVSAAGTKKGPRATLAERVRQALSLGAGTLHLEGNESRVYSQRLYCPACEKGLAPLDPRLFSFNSRHGACPSCTGLGTVRQFSVERLLGPPDMPLKDGLLGFLRSQVWPKGLKTEGRKLERFWIDRLGIDPGRPWRELPEDAREAMLHGRGRGAPGLLAVLERVKEEDSAWSSLEPFHDDVVCPECGGRRLNRQARSVAVQGLGIGDLTSLAISDFLRKWKRFRFDPKDRPIVAPISREVAERVSFLQKVGLDYLALDRAGDTLSGGETQRIRLAAQLGSNLRGVCYVLDEPTIGLHPVDNGRLLESLARLKEKGNTILVVEHDADTMRQADTLVELGPEAGRGGGRLTAQGSFEALCGDARTLTGAWFSRSLDDLYLASDRKTPGESGWLEIKGASARNLKKIDVRVPLGALTVVTGVSGAGKSTLVHEVVYRGLRERLGGRYKVRAPAELESMSGHDAVQRVLEVDHNPIGRTPRSTPATYVGIWDEIRKIFAMLPESRARGFNPGRFSYNVKGGRCESCKGQGEIRVEMSFLPDVSVPCETCGGSRFNTETLAARYKGKSIADVLKMTIDEAAELFDAYPRVAKPLRVLTDLGLGYLAIGQSSPTLSGGEAQRIKLASELGNNRTHTLYVLDEPTTGLHRADVKKLVDVLRALSAHGHTVLVIEHNMDFVWAADYVIDIGPGSGAKGGRVVAKGAPAELLAQGERSATARALVDHYGIEGKGCAQQEVRRGSRGTG
- a CDS encoding cold-shock protein, with the protein product MPEGRVKWFNDKKGYGFIETKDQGDVFVHHSAILAEGFRSLSEGEKVSFEVERGPKGPQAVRVKKIP
- a CDS encoding PAS domain-containing sensor histidine kinase, giving the protein MKDLNHRNASGQTADRAGDEARMREVLQAFELEYRRPFDTSRDMMFSTGRSGQLLDVNQAGVLLFGYGGREEMLALPSVARLFSDPEEGVLIQRQIETDGFVKAREVNMRRKDGSLFLGSVTACLQFAQDGSIICEGILQDITERRRWVRALAESCRQNQELIDSEDRIRKLNEHILHMLMVVSHDIRGPLVSMAATLKLLERGSYGGMDQSVANTIHDLLTRVAQLIGIAEDCLGKAHSVDNTLKIEREMLDLRQAIIDPVLDELSNEIQTQEILIDNRLGAIPAGSILVNVNKMWLKTVFRNLFKNAIKYGGRGCRIAFGFEDHGEFYRLNVYNSGTPIPEEHRGKLFTKFGRIESARPADGVGLGLYLIKEIIRKHGGDIWYEARPDGSDFVLTIAKEPL
- the ilvA gene encoding threonine ammonia-lyase, coding for METTSRNAPILPSVIRKAAEALKGRVLRTPLVYSSTFSRLCGAKVYLKLENLQETGSFKLRGATWKIMSNLHRIGPDGVVAASAGNHAQGVALAASRAKLPSTVIMPEWASISKQEATRNYGAEVIIEGQSLSDAIRKAGQLVERGKTLIHPFDDPDVMAGQGTIGLEILEELPEPDLVVVPVGGGGLIGGIAVACRSVRPETRIVGVQAQACPSACRSLESGRVVSVEAQKSLADGITVKQVGALPFAVMKEMVDEIVLVEEDAIAAAVLMLLERKKLLAEGAGAVPLAALMSCSFEVPKGGTVVLVISGGNMDSPLLGRVLRKGLFRNGRIMRVSVCLDDIPGSLAGLLGVIARARANVLHIYHNRGARDLPVSMSMVELELETRGPEHSEEIGVQLRAGGYRIEWQPFVESCR